The Streptomyces sp. NBC_00510 genomic interval GCGGGCTTGATCTGGGGTGTTGTCGGCACCGTTGTCGCTTCCCACTCGGCGACCAGTCGTACGTTTGACGCGACGAAGCATTGTAAGTCGTGTGACCCCGTGTCAAACTTCCGGGGTCGACGTGCCGTTCCCGTCGTGCAGGCAGCGATGCCACGGCCGTGCAGGTTAGGTGTCAGGCTGTCTCGGTCGTGCTCTCCGCTCGGTACTTTTCCGTCACGGTAACGAATTCAGCCACCGCGGCTGTGAACTCGGAAGGTTGCTCAAGGTGTCCGTAGTGACCGCTGTCCAGCAGCTCGACCAGGGTGGCATCAGGGAGTTCGGCGATCATCTCCTCAGCCCAGCGCGGCGAGCAGATGAAGTCATGCGTACCAACGATCACCAATGTGGGGGTACGCATTTCGCCCAGTCGGCCCCGGTGATCGAACGACAAGCCATTTACGTTGTGGACCAGCACGGTCTCGGTCATCGCCGCGAACTCCTCTTCGCGACCCCAGTAGTCCTTGAAATACGCAGGCAACAGCTTGCGAAACCGTGCGGTCCGCAGCTCGTCCGTGGGATTTTCCGGCAATGGCTCGTCCCAGGCCGCACGCACCATCGCAAGGCCGGGGTGGCCCGGGAAGCGGACAGATAGGTTTTCGAGCCTGGCGGTCGCCTCCGCCAGCAGTTCCATGGTGTTGTGTGCCATGGAACTGTGAAGGATGACTCCGGCCAGCCGGTCACGATGCGTCAGCGCATACCCCTGCGCGAAGAAGCCACCCGCGGAGTGACCGAGCACGTAGACCTGGGGGACGCCCAAGTGCTCCACGACCGCGTGCACGAAGCGGACGTACACCTCCATGGTGTAGCCGTCCGGGTGGCTGGGCAACCTGCTGTGACCGGTGGTCCCCACCTGGGTCGGGTACACCATCGTCATCCGTTCCTCCAGGGAAGGAAGCCGGAAATAGCCGCCGTCGATGCCCGGCCCGCCGGTGAGCGCCAAGCACACAGGGCCGGCCACTCCGCGCACCTCGTACTTCTGGGGTACGCCGTCGACGTCAATGACGTGGTGGCCTGGGGACAGTGCGTTCATGTTCCGTTCCTTGTTGCTGATGTGAAGCTCTATAAGGGTTTGAGCGACGGCGATATCCGTCCAGAGCCCCGACGACGAGCCGCCCGCATCCTGCGGCGCGGGATGCGGGCGGTGATCAGTACGGACCGGGCGCCGCGTCCACGGACTTCGCGCAGGATGCAACCTGCGAACGGGCCGGCGGCTTCGCCTTTCGCCCGCATGGGGACGGTGGCGCCGATGGCGCCGTCCTCGAAAACCGCGAAGGGCTCCCTGCCGGGGTGAGCCCAGCGGACGGCCATGTCCTGCATGCCCTGGTACGGCGCCCCATCGCCCGTGGCATGAACTCGGCCTGATGGTTGTATCCGAGCGAGGGGCCGGCAAAGGTGGGCAGATGCCTATGGAGATGGAATTTATCAACGGAGGTCAGTCACGCCCGCCACAGAACGCACAGGCGCCTATTCGGTGGAGTGGTTGTCGCTGTACATCGGCTTCCAGGAGGCCGTCTCACCTTCCAGGCCGGTTGTGCTGAAGCGGGCGTGTAGTTCATCCAGCTGTTCCGGAGTGGGCCGGCTTCCCAGCTTTCCCATCTCGACGAACATTTCCTCGTTCCCCGCAGGTGACGATACGAACAAAGCCCGCCCGCCCGTCGCAGTGGTGAACGTGTGCTGACTCCCCTTCGGCACAACGATCACGGTCCCTGGCCCACCAGAGAATGTCGCTTCACCCACGCGAAAATCGTACTGACCCTCCAGCACGTAGATTATCTTCATGAAATCGTGGTGGGCGTGCGGAGGATTCTCGGTGATCACATCGTGGGTGAAGACGAACACCCCCAGAGCATCTTCGACATCCTTGCCGCGAACCAGCACCTCCAGCCAGTGCTTCCCACCAGTCTCGACGCGTGTGCCCTCCCCCGGCCCGACGCTCCAGCCGTCTTCTCCCCAGATACCCACTGACTCCTCCTCCTGCCCTACCACTCCGGATGATCCCGAAGCAGCCAAATACGACTTCACGATCCACTGGCACACGCGATATGCGCCGGTCATCCACGGGCAGCGTGCACGAACCCCGCAGATGCTGCCAAGCCGCGTTGCGGTTTCTGGGAAAAGTCCAGCAACGCGCTGCATGATGACCCGGGCGAAGCGGCGTGTACCTGCTCGCCTTCCAAAGCGCCTCCAACAGGATGCCCCGTCACAGACTCACGGGCACGTATTGCAGATCGTCGCGGCAGACGTGAGACGTCGCTTTAGCGTCTTCGCCGAGCAGACGATACGAATGGAACATCCCGCAAAGACACGATGTAAGCACTGCAGGAACCAGTGCCGGCTATCGGGCCGGCGATCGCAGGGCCGCCTGCGAGGG includes:
- a CDS encoding alpha/beta hydrolase, coding for MNALSPGHHVIDVDGVPQKYEVRGVAGPVCLALTGGPGIDGGYFRLPSLEERMTMVYPTQVGTTGHSRLPSHPDGYTMEVYVRFVHAVVEHLGVPQVYVLGHSAGGFFAQGYALTHRDRLAGVILHSSMAHNTMELLAEATARLENLSVRFPGHPGLAMVRAAWDEPLPENPTDELRTARFRKLLPAYFKDYWGREEEFAAMTETVLVHNVNGLSFDHRGRLGEMRTPTLVIVGTHDFICSPRWAEEMIAELPDATLVELLDSGHYGHLEQPSEFTAAVAEFVTVTEKYRAESTTETA
- a CDS encoding cupin domain-containing protein; the protein is MTGAYRVCQWIVKSYLAASGSSGVVGQEEESVGIWGEDGWSVGPGEGTRVETGGKHWLEVLVRGKDVEDALGVFVFTHDVITENPPHAHHDFMKIIYVLEGQYDFRVGEATFSGGPGTVIVVPKGSQHTFTTATGGRALFVSSPAGNEEMFVEMGKLGSRPTPEQLDELHARFSTTGLEGETASWKPMYSDNHSTE